A stretch of Flavobacterium sp. N1994 DNA encodes these proteins:
- a CDS encoding ABC transporter ATP-binding protein, whose protein sequence is MESTILSIKNLHKRYGKVHAVNNVSLEIHKGNVYGILGPNGSGKSTTLGIVLNVVNKTSGEYSWFGGTIETHEALKKVGAIIERPNFYPYMTAKENLELVCKIKNIDYSKVNEKLEIVGLIDRKDSKFKSFSLGMKQRLAIASALLNDPEILILDEPTNGLDPQGIHQIRDIIRLIASQGTTILLASHLLDEVEKVCSHVLVLRFGEILYSGTVDGMTNSGGFFELHADNNYKLIDILKNHPEVEKIEEIEGKIIVHFKNQFDASILNRYLSEKRVFLNHLVYKKLSLEEQFLALTNK, encoded by the coding sequence TTGGAATCGACTATTCTCTCTATCAAAAATCTTCACAAACGTTATGGCAAAGTTCATGCTGTAAACAACGTTTCCCTCGAAATACATAAAGGTAATGTCTACGGAATTCTTGGTCCAAATGGGTCAGGAAAATCGACTACATTAGGAATTGTTCTCAATGTTGTCAATAAGACTTCTGGTGAATATAGTTGGTTTGGTGGTACAATTGAGACTCATGAAGCACTGAAAAAAGTTGGAGCTATTATTGAACGCCCCAATTTTTACCCTTATATGACAGCTAAAGAAAATTTGGAGTTGGTCTGCAAAATCAAAAATATTGATTATTCTAAAGTAAATGAAAAGCTCGAAATTGTAGGGCTTATCGATAGAAAAGACAGCAAATTCAAATCCTTTTCATTAGGAATGAAACAACGATTAGCTATTGCTTCTGCCCTTTTAAACGACCCTGAAATTTTAATTCTAGATGAGCCTACAAATGGTTTAGACCCGCAAGGAATCCACCAAATCAGAGATATTATTCGATTGATTGCTTCACAAGGAACGACAATTCTTTTGGCTTCTCATTTGTTGGATGAAGTAGAAAAAGTTTGCAGTCATGTTTTGGTTTTACGCTTTGGCGAAATTCTGTATTCAGGAACTGTTGATGGAATGACTAACAGTGGTGGTTTTTTTGAATTACATGCTGATAATAATTATAAGCTCATAGATATCCTTAAAAATCATCCTGAAGTTGAAAAGATAGAAGAAATAGAAGGAAAAATAATAGTCCATTTTAAGAATCAGTTTGACGCCTCTATCCTGAATCGCTATTTATCAGAAAAAAGAGTTTTTCTCAATCATTTAGTCTATAAAAAATTGAGTTTAGAGGAACAATTTTTAGCATTAACCAATAAATAA
- a CDS encoding ABC transporter permease, producing the protein MKRLLAIELQKIWKNRASRVLTISYFVILSSIALISSINFSFIGLNIRMADMGIYNFPFIWHFNTFVAGLFKFFFAIVIVSMIANEYSYGTLKQNLIDGLSKKEFILSKFYTILFFSLLSTIYVFIMTLILGYSFSSFDESAIVFSDLEYLIGYFVKLMGFFSLCLFIGTLIKRSAFAIGFIFIWYIFEKILMHVINIPNSLDKFLPLESMYNLIPEPITRFKAYRAIENQVSGKDLLRDYDVHFSAILIVLFWSILFLFLSYKIIQKRDL; encoded by the coding sequence ATGAAAAGATTACTCGCCATTGAATTACAAAAAATTTGGAAAAATCGTGCCAGTAGAGTTTTGACTATTAGTTATTTTGTGATACTATCTTCTATAGCTTTAATATCCTCAATAAATTTTAGTTTTATTGGATTGAATATTAGAATGGCAGATATGGGAATTTATAATTTTCCTTTTATTTGGCATTTTAACACATTCGTTGCAGGTCTATTTAAGTTTTTCTTTGCCATAGTAATTGTTTCAATGATTGCTAATGAATATAGTTATGGAACCCTTAAACAAAACCTAATAGACGGCCTTAGCAAAAAAGAGTTCATCCTTTCAAAATTTTATACTATTCTTTTTTTCTCATTGTTGTCTACAATTTATGTTTTCATAATGACACTAATTTTAGGTTATAGTTTTTCCTCTTTTGATGAATCAGCTATTGTTTTTTCTGATTTAGAATATCTAATAGGTTATTTTGTAAAACTGATGGGATTCTTTTCACTATGCTTATTTATTGGAACTTTAATAAAGCGTTCCGCTTTTGCCATAGGGTTTATTTTTATTTGGTACATCTTTGAAAAAATCTTAATGCATGTGATTAACATCCCTAATTCATTAGATAAATTTCTTCCTTTAGAATCTATGTACAACTTAATTCCTGAACCAATAACTCGATTTAAAGCTTATAGAGCAATAGAAAACCAAGTGTCTGGAAAAGATTTGCTTAGAGACTATGATGTTCATTTTTCTGCAATTCTCATAGTCCTATTTTGGAGTATTTTGTTCCTCTTCTTATCCTATAAAATTATCCAAAAAAGAGATTTATAA
- a CDS encoding T9SS type B sorting domain-containing protein — protein sequence MKKRLLFLLFVLLCSLNCQSQFSKTHYIPPLSNSDLQEPHYQTLYISCPSITPISFQLQEIGGATITGTVSRDNPYIYDIGTGFDTQVLISRSDVGTIKNNKGYIIQAQDLVYVTVRMTSSQGDFQAGGIVSKGNAALGTQFRIGAFVNTFAPSTSANHYTFATILATENNTEISFGDIKPGVQLINNTAAGNTPANIFLNAGESYAIAVEGTNTANKDGLIGASITSTKPIAVNCGSFAGTNGTTNNLDLGFDQIVSAERTGKEYIFIKGSGVNEVERPLIVANENGTDVFLNGSTTPYITLNSGQYLSLDGTSFSANGNLYINTSKNVFAYQGIGGSTSQANQNMQFLPPLSCQTPKSINNIPYISQVGTLGGFNGTVCIVTKVGATLNFIIDGTNYTLANLPATSVNGPSTITGNTNYVTYTFEGLIGNISVFSSEEVYLSYYGSSGAATYGGFYSGFTFKPEVALNGIATTQTFCIPNSVLSVNAISNFDSFQWFFNNNPISGATTNTYTPTTPGYYKVVGQLIGCPLSVPPSDNIPVSSCPTDADNDGIIDSLDLDNDDDGITNCMESFGNKDFDFTNLTTGTIAVANYSNSYTGAVSFLGTGTPQTIAVTGDSQGNFTSETAIPKNNSVLYTLSNFTKPLNISIEYPTSALTNDLLTAASEIRITCPVNKTLTILNTNNQLLIDTNYDGIFESGVTQFSSFELRLRLNGVTPLVAGSGTFSIRGTAINSLIIQNLNISDVSSSRVKLHVTATCVPKDSDNDGIPDQDDYDSDNDGILDIYEIRGQSGTILSNVDVNQDGIDDVFNSGVNPIDTDNDGIPNYLDLDSDNDGIHDLDESGFNTIDANNNGVIDGSNFGTNGLLNSLETSPDSGILNPIYSLADTDGDGIYNAIELDSDNDSCNDVIEAGYLDSNLDGLLGGTAPPTVNTTGLVTSGTGYGNPNPNYITAAPIVITTQPQNTTACELQSATFSISTNAVNSYQWQLSTNGGISWSLISNNATYSGAATNSLTVSNVTPAMVGYQYRVFLMKNGNTCGLLSNAATLTTFALPVITTPITLKQCDDDTDGISIFNLTQKNDVISTNYLAETFTYYTTQAAANTQNNAFLISNPIAFTSSSASVYARVENSNGCYRVARIDLIVSVTQIPASFVIPNQYKCDDFIDAAHDDRDGVSSFNFSSITASLVAILPTNVAIKYYKTQADFLAETDASGNSLAIQNPTNYRNIGFPNHQTIWVRVESTLDNSCFGFKTFDVIVEALPVANPVNALNLIRHCDDDQNGIYGFNTSTIQATVLNGQTNANVKYFRANGTPLSTPLPNPFFVNGTETITIRVQNNTTLTGGQPCYDEETLQFIVDDLPEAFALNPNLTSFCDDEPNPVDQNGLLDFNTSTFEATILGSQTGMQISYTLQNGTVLNHLPNPFRTGTQNVLVTVTNPINTTCTAQVIIPFVVHPTPKIDQQEHIIICLPDTQAILDAGILDNSPTSNYQFQWYSNGVLMTSVTTPTLTVSATGTYSVDVTNAFGCTKTRVITVTRSQIASIQSIDVVDLSDVDTITVNVTGAGVYEYAIDDISGPYQDSNLFYNVPMGIHEIYIRDKNECGTVGPITVAVLGIPHYFTPNGDGYNDYWNVKGVSADFNYHSTIYIFDRFGKLLKQIGTTGLGWDGTFNGHPMPADDYWYNIQFEDGRSAKGHFTLKR from the coding sequence ATGAAAAAGAGGTTACTGTTTTTACTTTTTGTTTTGCTTTGCTCGTTGAATTGTCAATCACAATTTAGTAAAACTCACTATATTCCGCCACTATCCAATTCAGATTTACAAGAGCCTCATTATCAAACCTTGTATATTTCATGCCCTAGTATTACTCCTATTAGTTTTCAATTACAAGAAATTGGTGGTGCCACTATTACAGGTACAGTAAGTCGAGATAATCCATACATCTACGATATTGGGACTGGTTTTGATACTCAAGTATTAATTTCGAGAAGTGATGTAGGAACTATCAAAAATAACAAAGGATATATTATACAAGCACAAGACTTAGTATACGTAACCGTACGAATGACTTCTTCTCAAGGTGATTTTCAGGCTGGCGGTATTGTTTCCAAAGGCAATGCTGCGTTAGGAACTCAATTTAGAATTGGTGCTTTTGTAAATACTTTTGCTCCTAGTACTTCTGCTAATCATTATACTTTTGCTACCATTCTTGCCACTGAAAACAATACTGAAATTTCATTTGGTGATATAAAACCAGGGGTCCAATTAATTAATAATACCGCAGCTGGTAACACTCCAGCAAACATCTTTTTAAATGCTGGAGAAAGTTATGCAATAGCTGTTGAAGGAACAAATACAGCTAATAAAGATGGTCTTATTGGTGCTTCTATTACTTCTACAAAACCTATTGCTGTTAATTGTGGTTCTTTTGCTGGAACTAATGGCACAACCAATAACTTAGATTTAGGTTTTGACCAAATTGTATCAGCAGAACGAACTGGTAAAGAATATATTTTCATAAAAGGCTCAGGAGTCAATGAAGTAGAAAGACCCTTAATTGTAGCTAATGAAAATGGAACGGATGTGTTTTTAAATGGATCAACTACACCTTATATAACCTTAAATTCTGGACAGTATCTTTCATTGGATGGAACTAGTTTTTCAGCAAATGGTAATTTATATATAAACACTTCCAAAAATGTTTTTGCCTATCAAGGAATAGGAGGTTCTACTAGTCAAGCTAATCAAAACATGCAGTTCCTTCCCCCTCTTAGTTGTCAAACCCCAAAATCCATCAATAATATTCCTTACATTAGTCAAGTAGGAACTTTGGGAGGGTTTAATGGTACAGTATGTATTGTTACAAAAGTGGGAGCTACTTTAAATTTTATAATCGATGGAACAAATTATACTTTGGCTAATCTTCCAGCTACTAGCGTAAATGGTCCTTCAACTATCACTGGTAATACAAACTATGTTACTTATACATTTGAAGGTTTGATTGGTAATATTTCCGTTTTTTCTTCTGAAGAAGTTTATCTCTCTTATTATGGCTCGAGTGGAGCTGCAACTTATGGAGGCTTCTATTCTGGTTTCACCTTTAAACCGGAAGTTGCTCTGAATGGAATAGCTACTACTCAAACATTCTGTATCCCAAATAGTGTGTTGTCTGTAAATGCAATTAGCAACTTTGATAGTTTTCAATGGTTTTTTAACAATAATCCCATTTCGGGTGCTACAACCAATACCTATACTCCCACTACACCAGGCTATTACAAAGTAGTGGGTCAACTAATAGGGTGTCCTTTAAGTGTTCCTCCTTCTGATAACATTCCTGTGAGTTCTTGTCCAACGGATGCTGATAATGATGGAATTATTGATAGCCTAGATTTAGATAATGATGATGATGGAATTACCAATTGTATGGAATCTTTTGGAAATAAAGATTTCGATTTTACAAATTTAACTACCGGTACTATCGCAGTAGCTAATTATTCAAATTCTTATACTGGCGCTGTTAGTTTTTTAGGTACTGGAACCCCTCAAACCATTGCCGTAACAGGTGATTCTCAGGGTAATTTTACTTCAGAAACGGCCATACCTAAAAACAATTCGGTACTTTATACGCTATCTAATTTCACAAAGCCTTTGAATATTTCCATTGAATATCCAACAAGTGCACTAACTAATGATTTATTGACCGCTGCTTCAGAAATAAGAATTACATGCCCTGTAAATAAAACGCTGACTATACTCAATACTAACAATCAACTATTGATTGACACTAATTATGATGGGATTTTTGAAAGTGGTGTTACGCAATTTTCTTCATTCGAATTACGTTTACGATTGAATGGTGTAACTCCTTTAGTTGCTGGATCTGGAACATTTTCTATAAGAGGAACCGCTATCAATTCTTTAATTATTCAAAATTTGAATATCTCTGATGTAAGTTCTAGTCGCGTCAAACTTCACGTAACCGCTACTTGTGTACCAAAAGATAGCGACAATGATGGGATTCCCGATCAAGACGATTACGATAGTGATAATGATGGGATACTTGATATATATGAAATACGAGGACAAAGTGGTACTATACTTTCTAATGTTGATGTTAATCAAGATGGCATTGACGATGTTTTTAATTCTGGAGTAAATCCAATTGATACTGATAATGATGGAATCCCAAACTATTTAGATTTAGATTCGGATAACGATGGAATTCATGATTTAGATGAATCGGGCTTTAATACCATTGATGCTAATAATAATGGTGTTATCGACGGCTCCAATTTTGGGACTAATGGATTATTAAACTCTCTAGAAACTTCACCTGATAGCGGAATTTTAAACCCAATTTACAGCTTAGCCGATACTGATGGAGATGGAATTTATAACGCGATTGAATTAGATAGCGATAATGATTCATGCAATGATGTAATTGAGGCCGGGTATTTAGACAGCAATCTTGATGGATTATTAGGAGGGACAGCACCTCCAACAGTAAATACTACTGGGCTTGTAACTAGTGGAACTGGCTATGGAAATCCAAATCCAAATTATATAACAGCTGCTCCTATAGTAATTACTACACAGCCTCAAAACACAACAGCTTGTGAACTACAAAGTGCTACTTTTTCAATTAGTACAAATGCTGTAAACAGTTATCAGTGGCAACTATCCACTAATGGTGGTATATCATGGTCACTCATTTCAAATAACGCGACCTACTCGGGGGCAGCAACAAATTCGCTTACTGTTTCTAATGTAACACCCGCTATGGTTGGTTATCAATATCGAGTTTTCCTTATGAAAAATGGAAATACCTGTGGCTTGCTTTCTAATGCAGCAACGCTTACTACCTTCGCTTTACCAGTTATTACAACCCCAATAACATTAAAACAATGTGATGATGATACTGATGGAATATCCATTTTTAATCTAACACAAAAAAACGATGTAATATCAACTAACTATTTGGCAGAAACATTTACATATTACACAACCCAAGCTGCAGCAAATACTCAAAACAATGCTTTCTTAATTTCAAACCCAATTGCCTTCACTTCAAGTAGTGCAAGTGTTTATGCTCGTGTCGAAAATAGTAACGGATGTTATAGAGTGGCTCGAATTGATTTAATTGTTTCTGTGACTCAAATTCCAGCAAGTTTTGTCATTCCAAATCAATATAAATGCGATGATTTTATAGATGCTGCTCATGATGATAGAGATGGTGTTTCTAGTTTTAATTTTAGTAGTATAACCGCCAGTCTTGTAGCTATTTTGCCAACAAACGTTGCTATAAAATATTATAAAACTCAAGCTGATTTTCTGGCAGAAACCGATGCATCTGGAAACTCTTTAGCCATTCAAAATCCAACAAACTACAGAAATATTGGATTCCCAAACCATCAAACCATCTGGGTTCGAGTAGAAAGCACATTGGATAATTCTTGTTTTGGATTCAAAACTTTTGATGTCATCGTTGAAGCATTGCCAGTTGCAAATCCAGTGAATGCCTTAAATCTAATTCGTCATTGTGATGATGACCAAAACGGAATTTATGGTTTTAATACCTCAACAATTCAAGCCACCGTTTTGAATGGACAAACCAATGCCAATGTTAAATACTTTAGAGCTAACGGAACCCCACTTTCTACACCATTACCAAACCCATTTTTTGTAAACGGTACTGAAACTATTACGATAAGAGTGCAAAACAATACTACTCTAACAGGCGGACAACCTTGTTATGATGAGGAAACATTACAATTTATAGTAGACGATTTACCAGAAGCATTTGCCCTAAATCCTAACTTAACTTCATTTTGCGATGATGAACCCAATCCTGTTGATCAAAACGGATTACTTGATTTTAATACTTCAACTTTTGAAGCTACTATTCTTGGAAGTCAAACCGGAATGCAAATATCCTATACCCTTCAAAACGGAACGGTTTTAAATCATTTGCCTAATCCATTTAGAACCGGAACTCAAAATGTCTTGGTTACGGTTACCAATCCAATTAACACCACTTGTACTGCTCAAGTAATTATTCCATTTGTGGTGCATCCCACTCCAAAAATAGATCAACAAGAACATATCATTATCTGTTTACCGGATACACAAGCTATTCTTGATGCAGGGATTCTAGATAATTCACCAACCTCTAACTATCAATTTCAATGGTATTCTAATGGTGTATTGATGACTAGTGTTACTACTCCAACGCTAACCGTTAGCGCAACAGGAACTTATAGTGTTGATGTCACTAATGCTTTTGGTTGCACGAAAACTAGAGTTATTACGGTTACCCGTTCGCAGATTGCCAGCATTCAATCTATTGATGTTGTGGATTTGTCGGATGTCGATACTATAACAGTTAACGTTACCGGTGCAGGAGTTTATGAATATGCAATAGATGATATCAGTGGACCTTATCAAGACTCTAATTTATTTTATAATGTTCCTATGGGAATCCATGAAATTTATATTAGAGATAAAAATGAGTGTGGTACAGTAGGCCCCATTACTGTCGCTGTCCTTGGAATTCCACATTATTTCACGCCAAATGGTGATGGATATAATGATTACTGGAATGTAAAAGGAGTTAGTGCCGATTTTAATTATCACTCAACAATATACATTTTTGATCGTTTTGGAAAATTGTTAAAACAAATTGGAACCACTGGACTTGGTTGGGATGGAACCTTTAACGGTCATCCAATGCCTGCCGATGACTACTGGTACAATATACAATTTGAAGATGGAAGAAGTGCTAAAGGACACTTTACTTTAAAAAGATAG
- a CDS encoding alpha/beta hydrolase: protein MKNKISIVILILMSIVSNAQEVKVTSGKVQRFANFKSQYVDARNVDVWLPDGYSPNEKYAVLYMHDGQMLYDAETTWNKQAWEVDEVAGKVIAEGKTKKFIVVGIWNNGEYRHSEYFPQRIIKDIPEPTKKLVIEEQLKNKPQSDNYLKFLVTELKPFIDKNFATKTDVKNTFIAGSSMGGLISLYAICEYPKVFGGAACLSTHTPMILKEKITFNIDADIASKFREYLRLHLPNPKDHKIYFDYGDQTLDSFYKPFQEKIDAIMIEKGFTAKNWITKFFPGKDHSEKAWHERLPIPLEFLLGK from the coding sequence ATGAAAAATAAAATCTCCATTGTAATTCTTATACTGATGAGTATAGTTTCCAACGCACAAGAAGTAAAAGTGACCTCGGGAAAAGTACAACGCTTTGCTAATTTTAAATCACAATATGTGGATGCCAGAAATGTGGATGTTTGGTTACCCGATGGCTATTCTCCAAATGAAAAATATGCTGTGCTTTATATGCATGATGGGCAAATGCTTTACGATGCCGAAACCACTTGGAACAAACAAGCTTGGGAGGTAGATGAAGTGGCCGGAAAAGTAATAGCTGAAGGCAAAACTAAAAAATTCATTGTGGTAGGGATATGGAATAATGGAGAGTATCGTCACTCAGAATATTTCCCACAGCGCATTATCAAGGATATCCCAGAACCAACTAAAAAATTGGTTATCGAAGAACAACTAAAAAACAAACCACAATCAGACAATTATCTTAAGTTTTTGGTAACCGAATTAAAACCCTTTATCGATAAAAACTTTGCTACTAAAACCGATGTCAAAAACACTTTCATTGCGGGTTCCAGTATGGGAGGTTTGATTTCATTGTATGCTATTTGTGAATATCCTAAAGTATTTGGTGGAGCAGCTTGCCTTTCTACCCATACTCCTATGATTTTAAAAGAAAAAATTACTTTTAATATTGATGCTGATATTGCTTCTAAATTTAGAGAGTATCTAAGATTACATTTGCCAAATCCAAAGGATCATAAAATCTATTTTGATTATGGTGACCAAACACTAGACAGTTTTTACAAACCTTTTCAAGAAAAAATTGATGCTATTATGATTGAAAAAGGATTTACAGCTAAAAACTGGATCACCAAATTCTTCCCTGGTAAAGACCATTCTGAAAAAGCTTGGCACGAAAGATTACCAATTCCTTTGGAATTTTTATTGGGAAAATAA
- a CDS encoding T9SS type B sorting domain-containing protein, with product MLFKKFHLLLLLIYSAASAQYITTDETHTPLQLIENVLINSGCASVTNVSVSGGNFTTGEKSWGYFNANGSTFPFTEGIILSTGKIVDAQGPNAFVSDDGGGMGWNGDSDLNSALSISNSLNATFLEFDFVPLGNQISFDYIFASEEYHDSATCTYSDGFAFLLKKVGDPAYQNLALIPNTTIPVKVTSVHPDISGSCTAQNEQYFDAFNPTEYPTNFNGQTKILTAKSAVIPGQQYHIKLVIADEGNYRYDSAIFLKGSSFSFGVSLGPDRTFANQNPVCFNESLTLNGASSTGMQTYQWNFNGNPIPGQNAATLSFNPPYSSSQNGNYSLTTTYSPTCSTVTDIDLDFAPQLITGQTSYTYCDQDAIQDGISTVTLSDFVPTLFTNLPASYQVSFYSSPTSTTPLPNSYLNTIPFQQIIYAKIDNTTCYGAFPVTLNIKVFANPIADVTIGICNNNSTTLLADSGYPSYLWSTGDITPSIQVSNPATYTVTIQNTDGCSKIKTFTVLGSEIATISNIIINDLNDDSSVEIVPSGNGNYEYSIDGIHYQDSPIFEHLGGLVYTAFVRDKNGCGTVFQEFYLMQVPKYFTPNNDGYNDYWNIQGINPVSPNANAIIYIFDRLGKLIKQISALSPGWDGNFNQKLMPADDYWYFIQLEDGRNAKGHFTLKR from the coding sequence ATGCTTTTTAAAAAATTTCATCTCTTACTTTTATTGATATATTCAGCAGCTTCTGCTCAATATATTACTACAGATGAAACTCATACTCCTCTTCAATTAATAGAAAATGTATTAATTAATTCTGGTTGTGCTTCGGTTACTAATGTATCTGTTTCAGGAGGTAATTTTACAACTGGTGAAAAAAGCTGGGGTTATTTTAATGCTAATGGTTCCACTTTTCCATTTACAGAGGGGATTATTCTGAGTACCGGAAAAATTGTAGATGCGCAAGGACCAAATGCTTTTGTTTCTGATGATGGTGGTGGAATGGGCTGGAATGGGGATTCAGATTTAAATTCGGCATTAAGCATATCCAACTCTCTAAATGCTACTTTTCTTGAATTTGATTTTGTTCCGCTAGGAAATCAGATTAGTTTTGACTACATCTTTGCTTCTGAAGAATATCATGATAGTGCCACTTGCACCTACTCTGATGGTTTTGCCTTTTTATTAAAGAAAGTGGGAGATCCTGCCTATCAAAACTTGGCTTTAATTCCCAATACTACAATTCCTGTGAAAGTAACCTCGGTTCATCCTGATATTTCTGGAAGTTGTACCGCGCAAAACGAACAATATTTTGATGCCTTTAACCCAACGGAATACCCAACCAACTTCAATGGGCAAACTAAAATCTTAACCGCTAAATCAGCTGTGATTCCGGGGCAACAATACCATATAAAATTAGTCATTGCTGACGAAGGAAATTACAGATACGATTCTGCCATATTTTTAAAAGGAAGTAGCTTTTCCTTTGGTGTTTCTTTGGGACCTGATAGAACTTTTGCCAATCAAAATCCGGTTTGCTTCAATGAAAGCCTAACTTTAAATGGAGCATCATCTACAGGAATGCAAACGTATCAGTGGAATTTTAACGGGAATCCCATTCCAGGACAAAATGCAGCAACCTTAAGTTTCAATCCGCCTTACAGCAGTTCTCAAAACGGAAATTATTCCCTAACTACGACCTATTCCCCTACCTGTTCGACTGTTACGGATATTGATTTGGATTTTGCTCCACAACTTATAACTGGACAAACTTCTTATACATACTGTGATCAAGATGCTATCCAAGATGGAATTTCCACGGTTACCTTAAGTGATTTTGTACCCACCTTATTTACGAATTTGCCTGCCAGTTACCAAGTGAGTTTTTATAGTAGTCCCACTAGTACCACACCATTACCCAACTCCTATTTAAACACCATCCCATTTCAACAGATTATCTACGCAAAAATTGATAACACTACTTGTTATGGTGCATTTCCAGTAACGCTAAACATAAAGGTTTTTGCTAATCCTATAGCTGATGTAACAATTGGCATATGTAATAACAACTCGACAACCCTTTTAGCTGACAGTGGTTATCCATCCTATCTTTGGAGTACTGGCGATATAACACCATCTATTCAGGTTTCCAATCCGGCAACCTATACCGTTACTATTCAAAATACTGATGGTTGTTCTAAAATAAAGACCTTTACAGTACTCGGTTCAGAAATAGCTACTATCAGTAACATTATAATAAATGATTTAAATGATGACAGTTCGGTTGAAATAGTTCCCTCGGGTAATGGAAACTATGAGTATTCCATAGACGGCATTCATTATCAAGACAGTCCCATTTTTGAACACTTAGGCGGTCTAGTTTACACTGCATTTGTTAGAGATAAAAATGGTTGTGGAACGGTTTTTCAAGAGTTTTATCTCATGCAAGTACCTAAGTATTTCACTCCCAATAACGATGGCTATAATGATTATTGGAACATTCAAGGCATCAATCCTGTGTCACCCAATGCTAATGCCATAATTTATATCTTTGATCGATTAGGAAAACTTATAAAACAAATTAGTGCTCTTAGTCCAGGCTGGGATGGTAATTTTAACCAAAAACTAATGCCCGCTGATGATTACTGGTATTTCATTCAATTAGAAGACGGAAGAAACGCTAAAGGACATTTCACTTTAAAACGATAA